From Myxococcales bacterium, the proteins below share one genomic window:
- a CDS encoding baseplate J/gp47 family protein has product MSYTGRARDTIRDSLLSFWSQEYTAAGERLLIAPGSDAYLWASALAVMLEGLEAQAESVARDILPDQASDEAIARHGSVDGVARRAGVRARHTVTVTAGVDATYTFPTGVTYRMAYSDGTLYTVDSVAVTIAAGTGTITVTAADIGADPTRAVADVLTFVSAPTGLDATGTVASVATTGTDQESYSAWAARIIARRQERPASGNRADWQDWVEGYTGTTITRAYVYPLLAPPASYPGAGTPDTPGCVTVVAVGPAQGDVLTNTRVVPTDDASTRTAGAALTRIRDYIEGDRTVAGVATDDGTMLRPVTMVADNAAVEAISVSAQNVVLSCTMTATNAFPWVGAIAIILSTDTTIKVTGDYTALAGKRALVLPATPTERGGYRAVTLGNANFAAGDTTFTQATGQEVGFPTGSIYPCPANWGTIRDDVFSHFDGLGPGDTTPASRWPAEDVEARATLYRTGLAADVINGAQSPAVATGVLSCTVTTPAADVTPAAKTVVTLGSLLVTP; this is encoded by the coding sequence ATGAGCTACACCGGCCGCGCCCGCGACACCATCCGCGACTCCCTGCTTTCCTTCTGGTCGCAGGAGTACACCGCCGCGGGGGAGCGGCTGCTGATCGCCCCCGGCTCCGACGCGTACCTGTGGGCCTCGGCGCTCGCGGTGATGCTGGAGGGCCTCGAGGCGCAGGCCGAGAGCGTCGCGCGGGACATCCTCCCCGACCAGGCCAGCGACGAGGCCATCGCGCGCCACGGCAGCGTGGACGGTGTCGCCCGCCGCGCCGGCGTGAGGGCGCGGCACACCGTCACGGTCACCGCCGGGGTGGATGCGACGTACACGTTCCCCACGGGCGTGACGTACCGCATGGCCTACAGCGACGGCACGCTCTACACGGTCGACTCCGTCGCCGTGACGATCGCCGCGGGCACCGGCACCATCACCGTCACCGCGGCGGACATCGGCGCCGACCCGACCCGCGCCGTGGCCGACGTGCTCACCTTCGTCAGCGCGCCCACCGGGCTCGACGCTACGGGCACCGTCGCCTCCGTGGCGACCACAGGGACCGATCAGGAGAGCTACTCCGCGTGGGCCGCGCGCATCATCGCCCGCAGGCAGGAGCGCCCCGCGAGCGGCAACCGCGCCGACTGGCAGGACTGGGTCGAGGGCTACACCGGCACCACCATCACGAGAGCCTACGTCTACCCGCTCCTCGCGCCCCCGGCGTCGTACCCGGGCGCAGGCACACCCGATACGCCGGGATGCGTGACCGTGGTCGCTGTCGGCCCCGCGCAGGGGGACGTCCTCACGAACACCCGCGTAGTACCGACTGACGACGCCTCGACGCGCACGGCGGGCGCGGCGCTCACTCGCATTCGCGACTACATCGAGGGCGACCGCACCGTCGCAGGCGTCGCGACCGACGACGGCACGATGCTCCGCCCTGTGACGATGGTGGCCGACAACGCGGCCGTCGAGGCGATCAGCGTATCGGCGCAGAACGTGGTGCTCTCCTGCACGATGACCGCGACCAACGCCTTCCCCTGGGTGGGCGCCATCGCGATCATCCTCAGCACGGACACCACCATCAAGGTCACGGGCGACTACACCGCCCTCGCAGGGAAGCGGGCCCTCGTACTCCCCGCGACGCCCACGGAGCGCGGCGGCTACCGCGCCGTGACGCTCGGCAACGCGAACTTCGCGGCGGGCGACACCACGTTTACGCAGGCCACGGGGCAGGAGGTCGGATTCCCCACGGGCTCGATCTACCCGTGCCCCGCGAACTGGGGGACGATCCGCGACGACGTCTTCAGCCACTTCGACGGCCTCGGGCCGGGGGACACCACACCCGCGAGCCGGTGGCCCGCCGAGGACGTCGAGGCCCGCGCGACGCTCTACCGCACCGGGCTCGCGGCCGACGTCATCAACGGCGCGCAGTCGCCTGCGGTGGCGACCGGCGTCCTCTCCTGCACGGTGACGACGCCAGCGGCCGACGTGACGCCAGCGGCCAAGACCGTCGTCACCCTGGGGTCGTTGCTCGTGACGCCGTAG